GATGCGATGATTGTTTTGTTGCTGGATTCCGCCTGTCCGTTTGCTTGGGGGTATCTTGGCGTTGACGTCTTTAGCTCAATGTTCCACGTCTTGCAGAAAGCCCTAGTTTTGTCGCTGATGAATTGGGATCCGTTTTCGCATATGATTTCTGATGGCACTCCGaatctgcatataatgttagtCCATATGAACGAACATACCTCTTTGTCTTTTACCTGTTGGAACGcacctgcttctatccacttagaaaaataatctgTTAGAGCGAGCATGAAGACCTTTTGTCCTGGGGCGACGGGTAGTTTACCGACGATgtccattccccatttcatgaaaggccacggAGTTAAGGTGGGGTGTAAAAATTCAgatggtttatgtgtcatacctgcGTGTCGTTGACATTTGTCGCACTTAGCTACGTACCTCATTGCGTCCTTGAGCATcgttggccaatagtatccgtttcttttgattctggttGACAGGCTTCGTCCTCCTTCATGTCCGCCAcattctccttcgtggtattgCTTTTGTAGTCTTTCCCATTCTGTTTTTTCTGCGCATCGCATCAACATTCCGTTCGCTGATCTTTTAAATAATATGccctgcaaaataacatatcgtgaaGCTTTGAAAAGTATCTTCCTAGCTTCGAGCTTGTCGTCGGGTAGGGTTTCATGTGTTAGGTAGTCGAGGATGGGCTTGGTCCAGCTGTCGGTGTTTGTGGTTGATAGGACGAGGCTGGCATCTTGTGGTATGTCTTTTTCAATAGCGGGTGACAATAGGTGTACTAGAGGTATGGTCGAGAATGACGACtttctgagtgcggatcctaGGTTGGCAAGGGCGTCGGCTTGCGTGTTTAGGTCTCGTGGAACTTGTTTAATGGAGAGGGGTTTGAATTTGGAGGCTAGTTTTTTTGCTTTTTCGAGGTACAAGGTCATTTTCAGGTCTTTAGCCTCGTAGTCGCCGTTGATCTGGTTGACGATTAATTGTGAGTCGCTAAAGATGTTGAGTCCACTTGCTCCCAATTTTTCAGCTAGCGTCAACCCGGCGATTAAtgcctcgtattctgcttcgttgtttgtCGCTTTGAAGTCGCAGCATATGGCTTGTGCTATCATGTCCCTTTGTGGTGACTTTAGCACGAAGCCTAGACCTGCACCGCGAAAGTTAGACGAGCTGTCGACGAAGAGCGTCCATACCTCTTCTAcgttattgatgagtttgacttcGTCGTCTGCTATTTTCTCCAGGTCGGGGCTAAAATCTGCCACAAAGTCTGCTAGTGCCTGCGATTTCACCGCCGTTCTTGGTTGGTATTTGATGTCGAAGCTTCCTAGCGCCATCGTCCATTTCTCCATTCGACCTGTTAGTTCTGGTCTACGCATCACAGACTTGATTGGATAattagtcatcaccactatttggtgagtttcGAAATAATGCCTTAGTTTTCTAGCTGCAGTAACGAGTGCTAAAACGAGTTTTTCGAGGGAGGAATACCTGGTTTCCGCTTCTAGTAGCGACTTACTTATGTAGTAAATAGGTAGCTGTTGCGTTTCGTCTTCTCGGGCTAGGACCGCGCTGACTGCTGTGGAGCTGACGGCTAGGTACAGTTGTAGGACTTCGCCTTCTTTGGGTTTGGACAGGAGGGGTGGCGACATCAtgtattttttgaggttttgcAAGGCTGCTTCGTGGTCGTCGGACCAGTCAAAACCTTTATTTTTACGCAAGACGTCGTAGAATAGACGACACTTGTCCGACGACCGCGAGATAAAACGATTTAGCGCCGCCACTCTTCCTGTCAAGCGttgtacctcttttatgttcctgggggattgaatgttgatgatTGCGCGCACCTGGTCGGGGCTAGCCTCGATTCCTCTTTGGGTGACGATGTAACCTAAAAATTTCCCTGCAGACACTCCGAAAGAACATTTAGTTGGGTTGAGTTTCATACCGTATTTTCTCAATATGTCGAAGGATTGTCGTAGGTGTTCGACATGGTCGTCGGCCTTCCTTGATTTTActagcatgtcgtcgatgtagacctcCATCGTGTCTCCAAGTTGGTctttgaacattttgttgaccaATCGCTGGTACGTTgcacctgcatttttaagaccaaaaggcatgactttataacaataaatacCTCTGTCTGTTACAAAAGATGTtttctcctggtcgtctgggtgcATAAGGATCTGGTTGtatccggagtaggcgtccataaaTGTTAGTAGCTCGTGTCCAGCAGTGGCGTCGACCAGGGCGTCGATGTGCGGCAGCGGGAATGGGTCGATACAGACTCTCCACTTTCCATTCTTTTTACTGACGACGACGACATTTGCTAACCAATCTGGATACTTGACTTCTCTGATTTTCCCGGAGTCTATCAGTTTTTGGACTTCttcgtctatgattttattTCTCTCAGGCGCGAATTTTCGCCGTTTCTGTTTCACTGGTTTGAAGTTGGGGTCGACATTGAGTTTGTGGGTGATGATGTCTGAACTGATTCCTGTCATGTCCTCGTGCGACCAAGCGAAGCAGTCCGAGTTTTCTCTTAGGAATGACACTATCTGACTTCTGATATTGTCAGGCAGCGACGCTCCGATCCTTACTACTTGGTCTGGCTTTGCCTGATCTAGCGTAATTTCGTCGATCTGTTGGTCGTCGGGGTCGTCTACCGTCGACCCTggctgtaattgctagatggATGACTTTGATGGTTTCAGCGCCGGTTCATAACATTTCTTTGCGTCCCTTTGCTGTCCTTTGATTTCAATGACTCCCCATTTGGTTGGGAACTTAATTGACTGGTGGTATGTCGACGGCACCGCcttcattttgtggatccatggtcGTCCCAAAATGACGTTGTATGCTGATGGGCAGTCGACGACGTTGAACTTGGTCATCACATTAACACCTTCTGCGTACGTCGGCAGCGATATCCCTCCTACTGTTCGTAGCGATTCTCCactgaatcctactaggactgtcGACCTTCTGATTATACTCTTTTCGTCTAGTCCCATTTCCTGCAGAGCCTCTAGGAACAATACGTTTGCTGAACTGCCGTTGTCGATCAATATCCTTTTGATGAGAGCGTTGCCTATTGGGAGCGATATGACTAGCCCGTCATGATGTTCCTGTATTGTGTCGGTTGAATCTGAGTCGTCGAAGGTTATTATCATCGCCGCTAATGACTTGTCGAGTGCTACTTCGTCTTCGGTCTGCCCCTCTTTGACGGCTTCAGATTCGCCCCTGTTGATttttttagctgcagaagaAGTTAGTCCACATATATCTGAACCACCAGAAATAACGTTTACCACTTTTTCGAACGTGGGCGGGGCTGGTCGGTCGCCGCTTGGTGCTGGGTTGGGTTGGGAGCTGCTATCCTTGTTGTACGTCTCCTTTCCTTTGTCGCTCAGTAGGTCCTTCAGGTGGCCTCTTTTCAATAGATATGCCATCTCCTTTTTGAGGGAGATGCATTCCTCGGTTGTGTGGCCATTGTCGCGGTGGAAGTCGCACCACCTGCTCATGTCCTTCATAGAGTCTGGTCTGTCAGTCTTCTTAGGCCATCTGACGGTACCACCTACATTTTGAAGGGCGTTTACCACGCCTCCGATGTCGACGTTGAAGCCATACTCGGAGATGGGGGGATAAACGACCCGTTCATTCCTGTAAACACTGTTAGTATCATCATATTGATTGACATTTTGTACCTGACCCTGGCGGTTGTATGGTTGGTGTCTCCAGCCGTTGTTCCTTGGGGTGTACGACCTCCTGTCGCTGCTGCCCCCTGCTGGTCGCTGAGAAACCATTCGTGTAATCTCGTCGTCTTCAATCCGCATCTGGGCCGTAGCCCTCGATCTGACTTCTTTGAAGTTTGcacaggggtatttggttaGTTCCCGGTACAGCTCTGAGTTGGGGACGAGACCTCTCTTGAATGCTCCGATGGCTGTCCTGACATCACAGTTTTTATGctaattttttcacaattaaaacggttaaaataatcgcgtaccgactcggtAGGTCCTTGGACCAACCGATAGAGGTCACTTGTTTGTTTCTCCAACTGGCGACTGCTGGCGAATTGTTGGCAGAAGGCGTTGATGAGGTCGGACAGGCAGAAGATAGATCCAGGTGTTATGTTCATGAGCCATTCCAGGGCTGCTCCGTCGAGGGTTCCTCCGAAGGATTTGCACATGACGGGCTCGACCAGGTCGTAGGGGATGTCGATCTGCCACATTCGCTGCTTGTAGAAGTTGACGTGTCTGTATGGATCAGACGTTCCGTCATACAGGGTGGTCCAGGTAGGGAGTCGGAGCTGGTGTGGTACCGTCACCCTAGCGATCGCTTCACATAACGGCGATGCTGCATACCCGTCGGTCGGTTCGGTCTCCACGGGCGTGGGTGCCCCCGGCAGTTTGGTCATCAGCTTCATCATCAACGAGCATCGCTTCTTCATGTGATTTTCCATCTTATTTAGGCGCTTGGTGACGGGGTCCGGTATTGCTTCATCCTTTTCCTCATGTGGCTCTTCGCCGTTGGACAGGTCTTCAGAGTCGCCAGTCATCTCGAATATCAACTTCTTCGGTTTTGCACCTGGCTTGTAACGCGATTGATGCTTGTTACTTTTCACGGATTCGAGCTCCTTCTGGAGGTTTTCAATGGAGGCCCTTTCTTGGGCCAGCTCTGCTTGGGCCTTCTCGTAGGCCGCTTTCATCTCTGCGAGCGTCATCTCTTCAGTAGTCATGGTGTGTAGGGTGATTTTGCGTgaaacctagttaatgtccccacagacggcgccaaactgtttatgccaaatttcgtctaggggcgaTCTTTGGCttaggtcgacactaactaagcgatAATCAAATAAGGGAAGACAAAgagagacacgacacagagaagtgttgacgcggaaaacccaggaataaggtaaaaaaccgcggatagctatgaggctatcaatccactaagtttcctatatgattgtttgtatcttattctagaaatcaatgtaacaaaatataaataacgaatACAAGAATGATTTGAATGCTTTTATGGCTTGAGAATATGAGAGCTTTTCTTGTTTTCTCCCTTCCGCTTGTCATCGTCTTCATGCTTTTATAAGATATTTCCAACGGTCTAGTTGGTTGAGAGAATCCCACAAAGATAGGGATATCTTTGTTACACGTCTCTTTAGTCTTCAACCACCTCCGCGCTTCTCGCGCATGTCTTGGACTCATTCCTGCTAGTGTGACGGCGCTGCCTATCATGGGCTTTAGGTTAACTTATCTTTATCAACCTGTTCCTTGAGGACGCGTCTCTGTTGCCTGTGCGTTGTCGCCCGTCCTTCGTTGTTTATGCCTCGTCGTACGATGCTACGTCGGACGTATCTCCCTGGAGCTGTGTTTACCTGCGACGCGACAGAACCTGgttgacacgacatgatcaaacgttagaGCGGTTATGTcattagtccaaaaagtgggataacagtgaCTAGCCATATCTGACCAGCCATACCattaacttgatggtgtgacatgttcacacttataaataagcCTAATATGTTTAAAGACtggaaaataaagtaacatcaacgtagaaaataaagtaacatcaacaTAGAAAACAAAGTAACATCAGATAAcctgaaattgaagaaaatgcaATAAAACGAGAAAAGTAACAGAGAATACATTGTAataacaccagcatagaaacTCAAGTAACACCCGTCTGTACAAGGAACctataacatgaaattgaagaaactgcaataaCTAAAGGTAACATTGGCATAAAAATTCAAGTAACACTAGTCTATATAAGGAACCTCGAACAAGAAATCCAAGAAATTGtgtaaaacaagaaaataacagCGAATGCCACGTATAAGTAACATTGTACTGTCATAGAAaatcaagtaacaccagtctatataCAAGTATCCTCTgacatgaaactgcaataaaacaagaaaagtaacaacgaatacaatgtataagtaacaccaacataaaaaatcaagtaacacgagcatagaaaatcaagtagtctatacaaggaacctctaacatgaaattcaagaaactacagtaaaacaagaaaagtaacagcgaatacaatgtataagtaacaccagcatagaaagtcaagtaacgcCCATCAATAACTTTTTCCATATTAGTTGCGCACGTCACACCAttaagttgatggtgtggctggtcaCACATGAGATGCACTTCTGATTTTATCCTTCCTTCTAAAAACCGGGACATTAACAAACTAAGAAGCATTCTCCCTGAAATCTTGTCCAAAAAGTCAAAGGAATCCTATCCCCCTAAAGGATACACATGACACCCCTATTTGGGGATGCACAAATGGCGGGGCATTCTCAGTCAAGTCAACTAACTGGTTAGCCCATAACTTACCAAATGACAGACCTAaatgggattatatgtggattTGGAAACTGGATATTCCACCAAAACTTAAAATCTTCGTATGGCAGATCTGTCATTTAGGCCTTCCCTGCATAGAAATTCTATTTAGCAGGAAAATTCTACCAACTCCTATGTGCCCAAGATGTAACTCTAATGTAAAATCTATGGATCACCTCTTCCTCCATTGTAACTCCTCTTTCCAAGTTTGGGAGACCCATCTAACCATAAATTAGCTTGATGGTATGATCAGATTTCCTGATTTGTTTACTGCATTTACCAGTCTTTGTCGTCAtcctaaaaccctaaaaatattGTTATCCTCTCCGGCCCGAGTTCTCAAAGAAATAAAGAGTGTTATCCTAAAACCCTAAGAAAGAAATAGTGTTATCCTTTCCCAATTCGAGTTCTCAAAGAATGGAATATAGACTCCTTCCTCCATTGTAACTCCTCTTTCCAGGTTTGGGAGACCCATCTAACTATAAATTAGCTTGATTGTATGATCAGATTTCCTGATTTGTTTACTGCCTTTACCAGTCTTTGTCATCAtcttaaaaccctaaaaatatttATCTTTCGTCTCTGGTCCATCTGGAAAGAAAGAAATAGTGTTATCCTCTCCCAGTCCGAGTTCTCTTACTTGAGATGCTTCTTTAAAGCTAAATCATATCCGATTCTTTGTGCTAAATCATATCCGATCCTCAAAGAATGGAATATAGACTTCATCTGGATTCTATTCAATCCCTGGCCCTCTATTCAACCTTCTAGCATTCTTCAACCACCGGTCTTCCAACCACTCAATAGGTGGTTTCCTCCTTCCCCAAGAGCCTAGCTTCAAACTCTTTATGTTCAATCtgtatgaaataattaattatattttgtttaatCTGTACGAAATATTTAATCATATTATGTTTAATCTGTACAAAATAGAAGTTTTTGTTTCATACCAATTGCATGAAAAAGACTCAAAAAATAGGGGAAAAAACGAAAATTACCTCAATTCCAAGTCAAAAATATCGTCCattgcaataaaaaaaaaaaatctaatttgattagatacacgtgacaataataataataataataataataataataataataataataataataataataataataataataataataataataataatacactTGACGGGATCTTCTCCTCTGACACGGTCTGGGTTGTCTAGCTTTGCCTCAGGCcgggttgtgactgatgcggcTGTTCGGAAGCGGGCcaagtacgaagcacgttgcagggccattggttatggctttcttccattctctttctcttctttgggcgagctggataaggatgctGTGGCGTTGTTGAAGCGGattcagaagttttctaggacacaagacattggggctcgtgctgctgctcatattttcaccaggataggttttgctatagctagaggagtgggggcccagattatATCTCGGTTGCCCACTAATCATTTGTAAAatgtttgactttgttagcatttgatataataataataataataataataataataataataataataataataataataataataacacgggttgctcagagtaacacggctgctgctaacattcgttcttttctttttcatcgtttgtgttttgctttgaataagggtgtcggagcccaattagtggctaggctcccatccaactttgtgtaatcgcttctttgatataataatagtaataataataataataataataataataataataataataataataataataataataataataaaaaaaaaaaaaaagtatttgaaccaaaataatatcaaaaaaggttgagagaaaatagTAAAAGTGAGGGTTAGAGTTAGAGTTTTTTAAGAATGAAAAAAATGGAAGTAAAAAAGGTTGCGTCAGTAAAACTAGGTTGCATTTAGCAACTGTGTATTTTGTCATATTCGGCTATAAACACGttaaatgaaccaataattttggattttataatttaaaataggtTTCTAGCTCAAAAAGTCATttcaaaaataatattaatattagtCTGTGACCTGCTATTGCACGGGTAACTATAAAAgtataataactatcttaaacgaCAATGTTAACTACGTAAAATGTTTATTTGTGGCAATATCAAAATGTGTTGCCCCTAATGATTTTGGTTAATGAAAACACACAAGCTTCCTAATATGAGCCTAGTTTATGTGAAGGTTAGAACAGTTGTCCCCGAGTTGGAACAAGCTAAGCTAGGGAAATTTCGTAGTGAAACAAGCTAAGCATGGAGCACTGGTCTTTGCATTGTTGACTCACCATAGAAATTGTTTAAGGAACGTACACCAATCTTACAAGTTCCAGAGGGAAGATTTCCAACTGGAACTCTGAAGTTCCACATAAGGAACTTCCAATGAAGCGACAAAGTTGAAGCTTCACAGAGTGTGTACATAATTTCAgtaaaataatactccgtaagttTTATTTTTAGGATTATGTAACTATtaaatattcatttttttaGTTTATGGAACAAGAGAACACAAAGACTTAGCATAATTGCTTGAGTGAGTTTAGGATGTGATTTAAAAATCGATTTTCAGTATATAaataaattgaattttttttaataaaatatattggAAAAGTCTTGTTAAAATCTTCccctaaaatctctcttgcagtTAGcgatttgttttagaaaattgaCTTAGCAATCCTGGCTTTTCTTAACAAAACCACGTACTTTTAAGCGTGTGGAATGGCTGCCAAGAAAACGACAGCTAGAAGGTGTTTGAGGGAAATGTGAGCTCAGCTAGGTTGGTTTCTCTATATAAGGCTAAGTCCTATTTCGATCAAAAATACATCTGACATACATATTTTTTTGGGAAATTCTCTATGGTAGCATTGtacttttgcaaattctcaATGGTAACAAAATTTTTACCTCTTTCTCTAAAATAACATTA
This genomic stretch from Spinacia oleracea cultivar Varoflay chromosome 3, BTI_SOV_V1, whole genome shotgun sequence harbors:
- the LOC130469482 gene encoding uncharacterized protein; translation: MTTEEMTLAEMKAAYEKAQAELAQERASIENLQKELESVKSNKHQSRYKPGAKPKKLIFEMTGDSEDLSNGEEPHEEKDEAIPDPVTKRLNKMENHMKKRCSLMMKLMTKLPGAPTPVETEPTDGYAASPLCEAIARVTVPHQLRLPTWTTLYDGTSDPYRHVNFYKQRMWQIDIPYDLVEPVMCKSFGGTLDGAALEWLMNITPGSIFCLSDLINAFCQQFASSRQLEKQTSDLYRTAIGAFKRGLVPNSELYRELTKYPCANFKEVRSRATAQMRIEDDEITRMVSQRPAGGSSDRRSYTPRNNGWRHQPYNRQGQVQNVNQYDDTNSVYRNERVVYPPISEYGFNVDIGGVVNALQNVGGTVRWPKKTDRPDSMKDMSRWCDFHRDNGHTTEECISLKKEMAYLLKRGHLKDLLSDKGKETYNKDSSSQPNPAPSGDRPAPPTFEKVVNVISGGSDICGLTSSAAKKINRGESEAVKEGQTEDEVALDKSLAAMIITFDDSDSTDTIQEHHDGLVISLPIGNALIKRILIDNGSSANVLFLEALQEMGLDEKSIIRRSTVLVGFSGESLRTVGGISLPTYAEGVNVMTKFNVVDCPSAYNVILGRPWIHKMKAVPSTYHQSIKFPTKWGVIEIKGQQRDAKKCYEPALKPSKSSI